The Sphingobacteriales bacterium nucleotide sequence TTGAGTTGGATAAATAGAGAAATGACGGATGAAAGTGGTGGAATTTATGCTTCTTTAGATGCAGACAGCGAAGGTGTTGAAGGCAAATTTTATTGCTTTACTTATGATGAGTTTGTAGATGCATTTATTGATGATACAGCGTTGTTGGAATTAGCAAAAGAATTATACAATGTAACAGAACTTGGAAATTTTGAACATGGCATGAATGTCTTATTCAGAACACAAGAACATGAATATTTCTGCGAAAAATACCAATGTACAAATGAAGTTTTCCAACAGAATGTAAATCAAATAAACGCATTATTGTTTGCAAAAAGACAACATAAAATAAGACCAAATCTTGATGATAAAATTCTAACAGAATGGAATGCTTTGCTGATAAAAGGTTTGGTAGATGCGTACAAAGCATTTGATGATGATAGATATCTAGAAAAAGCAGAAAGTATACATCGATTTATTGCTAAAAATAGTTTGCAAGCAGATGGTAGATTGTATAGAAGTTTTAAAAATGGCAAAGTGTCTATCAATGGATTTTTACAAGATTATGTATTTTATATAGAAGCATTAATTAGTTTATATCAAGTTACGTTTAATGAAAATTATTTGCAAACAGCAAATCAATTGCTACAATATTGTATGCAACATTTTTATGATGATGATAATAAAATGTTTTATATCACTTCTGATTTAGATGAAAAACTAATTGTACGTAGTATGGATAGTAGTGATAATGTAATTCCTGCAGCAAACTCACAAATGGCAAAATGTTTATTATTGATGAGTAAGTATTTTGAAGAAGAGAAATATTATGAAATAGCAAGAGCAATGCTCAATAATGTTTTGCATGATGTAATAAAAAATGCTTCGTTTTTTAGTAATTGGGCAATAGTTTTAGATATGATATTGCACCAAAATAAAGAATTAGTAATTTCAGGAATTGATGCAAAAAATATAATAAAGGAAATCAACCAAAAATACTTACCAAATATTTTAATAGCAGGCAGTGTTACAGAAAGTAGTTTGCCACTTACACAGCATAGATTTTCAGAAAATGAAACATTGTTTTTCCTTTGTGAAAATAAAAGTTGCCAGCTTCCAGTCAAAAGTATTATCGAATTAGATTTGAAATAAAATTTCTATCTTAGAGCAATGCAGCAAGCACAAGATACTACTCAATCATCACTAAAAACCAAACTGCTTTTTTCTACAGGACAAATAGGTTGGTGCTTAGCAATGTTTGGCTTCTCAGATCTAATGTGTATGTTTTATCTACCACCAGATAATGGCGTACCATTGTTCAAAGCATTTATATATCAAAGCCAATTTTGCAAATATTTACAGTAATTGGTTTACTTACAGCAGTTGGATATATTATTTCAGCATTTATGGAGCCAATTGTTGCAGCACTGAGTGATAGAAGTAATTTTAAGTTTGGGAAACGAAAAACATTTATGGCAATTGGCATTTTTCCATATGCATTATTTTCGGCATTAGTTTTTTTTCCTTTAGATGATTTTGAGTCAAGTAGAAATATTGTATGGTTAGTCATAGTTACACTAATAGCATTCGTTGTAAAATGTTTTTATACAACACCATATAATGCTATGATAAATGAAGTAGGCAAAACAGAAAAAGATAGATTGCATCTAATT carries:
- a CDS encoding thioredoxin domain-containing protein; its protein translation is MAFGGVHDVLGGGFARYSVDAIWKVPHFEKMLYDNAQLLSIYAMAFQQTKRPMYKSVCNNILSWINREMTDESGGIYASLDADSEGVEGKFYCFTYDEFVDAFIDDTALLELAKELYNVTELGNFEHGMNVLFRTQEHEYFCEKYQCTNEVFQQNVNQINALLFAKRQHKIRPNLDDKILTEWNALLIKGLVDAYKAFDDDRYLEKAESIHRFIAKNSLQADGRLYRSFKNGKVSINGFLQDYVFYIEALISLYQVTFNENYLQTANQLLQYCMQHFYDDDNKMFYITSDLDEKLIVRSMDSSDNVIPAANSQMAKCLLLMSKYFEEEKYYEIARAMLNNVLHDVIKNASFFSNWAIVLDMILHQNKELVISGIDAKNIIKEINQKYLPNILIAGSVTESSLPLTQHRFSENETLFFLCENKSCQLPVKSIIELDLK